The DNA region TTTCGCTGCTTGTGACGCCAGACCCATACATTCAGCTTGGCGAGCGCGATACGGCGACCGTCGTCGCAGTGTCCTTTGGAGACTCAGCCATCCAGGACCGTGTGACGGCAGTCACACTCGTTACAGGTGGCATTACCGGGCTTGTCGTCGAACCGGATCAGAATGTGTCACTAGGACTCGCCGATACCGTTACTCTTCGACTATGGGTACAAACCTTCGGTAACATCCGCTCGTGCGTGAACCTCAGTGCGCGGTCAATCGCCCGCGGCTGGCGTACGGCGTTCTTCGACGCTGAAGGAATGAACCTTCTGCGAGACACCGACTTCGACAGTCTCCCCGACCTGCCGCGAGTCGCGCCACTGGCGAAGACTGAGTTCGCATTGCGTGTCTATCCACCTGGTGACCGCGACATTGCTGGGTATCCGGACTCGCTGCTCTGCAGTCGGGTTATCGTCTCTGCATCGCTCTCTGGACAACCAGCGGTCAGGGATACCGCATTGATAGTCGTTACCGCGGTTCCGGAACTGAATGTCCACGCCTACCCGAACCCGTTCTACGACCGGGCCAAGGTGTTCTTCGGTACCCCCGAGCCAGGTATTGTGCACCTGCGGGTATACAACCGAGTGGGCGAGTGTGTCCGGCAGCTTGTTACGGGAGAGGACTATGATGCGGGAATTCACGTCATCGAATGGGACGGGACGAACGCAAGCGGCCGGCATCTGGCACCAGGAGTGTACATTTGCCTGCTTGAGTTGTGGCCTCGGCAGAGTCTGGCCACTCGCGCCGCGTACCGGGTGATTATCGAACCTGAGAGATGAGTAATCAGACTGGCCACGAATATGCTGCTGACAACCGGCCCCGATTTCGTGTCGAGTTGATGCGACCATTTAGCGTATCGCTGCCAAGTCTTAGACAATTCCTGAAGGTACGCTTGGTGGCGAGCTTGGGGCATTGGGTCTCCGACTTACGATGGCCGGAAACTTGCCGGGCGTCTGACGCCCAGGATCCAGGGCAACTTCGGAAGCTTCGTTCGGGACAAGAGCAAGCTCGGGACGAGGTTTCAGGGAGAAGGCCGCTGGTGATGGCACACAAGGGGAGGGACAGGAAATGGCAGGGAACCTGCTGCTACTCACTTTCCTAATATCATTCGGACCGGGCGAAGTCGGTACGACCGCTCTACCGCTGCTTAAAGTGGCGGTAGGTCCTCGTGCCAGTGCGATGGGGGAGACATATGTCGGACTCGTTCCGGACGTCAGCGCTCTGTTCTGGAACCCGGCAGGGCTTGGGCATTTTAGCGCCGCCCAGCTTGGGCTATCGCACCACGAGTGGTTCCTCGACACCCGGGACGAGAATCTTGCGACCTGTCTGCCGCTCGGACCAGGCTCCTTGGGCGCCGGGCTGGTCTATTCAGGCATTGAAGACCTCGAGACTTGGGACCCGGAGAACAACCGGGGGGACTCGGTGTCACTACGCAGCGGCTACGCCCTGATCGGGTACGGTGTGACCGTTGCTCGTCGCTTCAGTCTCGGTCTGACAGTCAAGGGGCTCTATGACAGACTCAGCCGGACAACCGGGCTCGGTGTTGCGGCCGACCTCGGCGCGCTCTACCAGTTGACGCATCGGCTGCGCGTCGGGTTCTCCGGCCGGAACCTCGGTTCGGAGATGCGGTACGGGTCGCAGGAATATCCGCTGCCAACCTCGATTCGGGTTGGTGCGAGTTACTCGGCACCACGCTTCTGTCTGCTGCTTGACGCAGATGCACCGATTGATAACTATCCGAGCCTCCATTTCGGCGGCGAGTATGAACTCAACCGTCTTTTTGCTCTGCGGGGCGGTGTCCGGCTCGGTCCGCAGGACTGGCAGAGCCTATCTTGGACTTCGTTCTTCACCGCCGGTGCCGGAGTCAACATTGACCGTCTGCATCTAGACTACGCGCTGGTGCCGTACGGTCCACTCGGACTTACTCATCGGTTGGGCATACGCTTCGACTTCGAGCCAAGGCAGTTCGGCCGGGTTCGGATTCGTACTCGTGAGTTCGCTTCGGGTCGGCCGCTTCGCGCCCGGTTCGAGCTGTCGGGGGTACAGCAGGGCGAATCACAGACTGACGAGGATGGAAACTTTGTTCTCTCCGGAGTTGAGACTGGCTGGCTGCGTATCAAGGCCAGCGCGGAGGAACACAGCCCGGCAGCGGACTCAGTATTCGTTGAACCGAGAGGCACGCATGACGTCAGTCTTGCGTTGCGGAAGGCCGGATTCGGCTCGCTGTGGGGTGCGGTCTATGAAGCTAACACCCGGCGCATTCTTCGGGCACGGGTTAGTTATCAGGGTCCGGTCGCTGGCAGTATCGAGACCAGCGACACTACCGGAACTTTCACGTTGCGCAGGCTGCCGGCCGGCGATTATGAGTTCAGTGTCTGTGCGCTCGACGGGTGCCACAAGACCGAGTCAGCGACCATTACTATTGAGCCTTTCTGTCTCAGTTCATACTCCTTCTTTCTCGAACGCGGGCCAGCCCCGACCGCGTCCGACTCGGCCGCGGCCGGGCAAGGGACGATGGTTCCAGACAGCTCGGCTGTCGCGCCCATTGATACTCTGGAGTAAGTGTCACCAGAAAGCAGGTGAACTGCTAACGTACGAAGGTCATTCTCAGAGAACATCAATGAAAGACTCGGGAATGATGATATCCTGCTTGACATTCGAAGTTGACGGCATATCATCACGCGTAGCAACAAAGGAGGTCTGATGGCTTGCAAGAAGAAGGCCGTAAAAAAGGCCGCGAAGAAAAAGAAGAAGTAGCCTGAGGGCATGCTTCGTGAGAGGGGCCGCAAGCCCCTCTCTATTTTCTGCGTGCAGCCCGCAGTTGAACCGGCCCGATTATTCCCTAGCATGGAACAGTGCGGCCTGAGCCACAGGCACTCGCGAGGCTGTTCTCAGCCGGGCCGACGTTCGACCGGCTGGTCTCGAGCCTCGAAGGCCGTGCGTCAGTCAGTGTTACCGGAGTTGTCAACGCCGCGCGCGCACTGTTCGGTGCGGAACTTGCCGCCCGTCTGCGTCGGCCTGTAGTCCTTGTTCTTTCTGACCCAAATGAAACTGGCCCGGTCGCACTTGACGGTCGCACACTTGGCAACGTCCCGGCTTCGGTCCTCAGTCCGGCAGACCTCACGGTAGTGGAGGATGAACCTGAACTATTTGTTACCGACAGCTACTGCCTTGAGTCGCCGGCGCCCGAGCCGGTTGCTGTCCAGCGGCAGACGCTTGTTCTGAGTACTGGCCTTGTCAGTTCGCCGGCCAACTTGGTCGAGTG from candidate division WOR-3 bacterium includes:
- a CDS encoding PorV/PorQ family protein — translated: MAGNLLLLTFLISFGPGEVGTTALPLLKVAVGPRASAMGETYVGLVPDVSALFWNPAGLGHFSAAQLGLSHHEWFLDTRDENLATCLPLGPGSLGAGLVYSGIEDLETWDPENNRGDSVSLRSGYALIGYGVTVARRFSLGLTVKGLYDRLSRTTGLGVAADLGALYQLTHRLRVGFSGRNLGSEMRYGSQEYPLPTSIRVGASYSAPRFCLLLDADAPIDNYPSLHFGGEYELNRLFALRGGVRLGPQDWQSLSWTSFFTAGAGVNIDRLHLDYALVPYGPLGLTHRLGIRFDFEPRQFGRVRIRTREFASGRPLRARFELSGVQQGESQTDEDGNFVLSGVETGWLRIKASAEEHSPAADSVFVEPRGTHDVSLALRKAGFGSLWGAVYEANTRRILRARVSYQGPVAGSIETSDTTGTFTLRRLPAGDYEFSVCALDGCHKTESATITIEPFCLSSYSFFLERGPAPTASDSAAAGQGTMVPDSSAVAPIDTLE